A section of the Polyangium spumosum genome encodes:
- a CDS encoding M16 family metallopeptidase, protein MLRRNSRRAAFGLVSLALIAVPTGLSLAQATADAPPATAAAAGSSMRVSLPFEKFVLPNGLEVILHEDHRTPVVAVNVWYHVGSKDEGPGRNGFAHLFEHVMFQGSRNVGEDQFFRYLERAGASDRNGTTNTDRTNYYETVPSGELGLALWLESDRMGYLLDHANDETFKSQREVVKNERRQNYENAPYGLVRQFIRGTLFPKTHPYHRLTIGTPQDLDAATFDDVRDFFKRYYVPNNATLVIAGDFQPAKAKELVTRYFAGLPRGADPKPVRGPVPSPLTKETRLDVEAGVTLPRLVISWTTPPHFVSGDAELDMVSDVLASGKSSRLYKRLVYDMQIAQSVSAAQESAELGSVFEITVTLQKDKNLDEVFKVVDEELDKLRAAPPAAEELDRARTRTLSGLVFSAERVTGRADLLNMYNRRVGDPGFFEKDLARYQKVTAGDVTKALATYLPKDKRVVTFVRPVADAPRAGRLVGGTP, encoded by the coding sequence ATGCTGCGTCGAAACTCGAGGAGGGCCGCCTTCGGGCTCGTGTCCCTCGCCCTTATCGCCGTGCCGACGGGCCTCTCGCTGGCCCAGGCCACGGCCGACGCGCCGCCTGCGACCGCCGCTGCCGCGGGGTCGAGCATGCGCGTGTCTTTGCCTTTCGAGAAGTTCGTCCTTCCGAACGGCCTCGAGGTCATCCTGCACGAGGATCACCGCACGCCCGTGGTCGCGGTGAACGTCTGGTACCACGTCGGCTCCAAGGACGAGGGCCCCGGCCGCAACGGCTTCGCGCACCTCTTCGAGCACGTGATGTTCCAGGGCTCGCGCAACGTCGGCGAGGACCAGTTCTTCCGTTACCTCGAGCGCGCCGGCGCGAGCGACAGGAACGGCACGACGAACACGGACCGGACGAACTACTACGAGACCGTCCCGTCCGGCGAGCTCGGGCTCGCGCTCTGGCTCGAGAGCGACCGCATGGGTTACCTGCTCGACCACGCCAACGACGAGACGTTCAAGAGCCAGCGCGAGGTCGTGAAAAACGAGCGCCGGCAGAACTACGAAAACGCCCCGTACGGCCTCGTCCGCCAGTTCATCCGCGGCACGCTCTTTCCGAAGACGCACCCCTACCACCGCCTCACGATCGGCACGCCCCAGGACCTCGACGCCGCCACGTTCGACGACGTGCGCGACTTCTTCAAGCGGTACTACGTGCCGAACAACGCGACCCTGGTCATCGCGGGGGATTTCCAGCCGGCGAAGGCGAAGGAGCTCGTCACCAGATATTTCGCGGGCCTCCCGCGCGGGGCCGATCCGAAGCCCGTCCGCGGGCCCGTGCCCTCGCCGCTCACGAAGGAGACGCGGCTCGACGTCGAGGCGGGCGTCACGCTCCCGCGGCTCGTGATCTCCTGGACCACGCCGCCGCATTTCGTGTCCGGCGACGCGGAGCTCGACATGGTCTCCGACGTGCTCGCGAGCGGCAAATCGAGCCGCCTCTACAAGCGGCTCGTCTACGACATGCAGATCGCCCAGAGCGTCAGCGCGGCGCAGGAGTCCGCCGAGCTCGGCAGCGTCTTCGAGATCACGGTCACGCTCCAGAAAGACAAGAACCTCGACGAGGTCTTCAAGGTGGTCGACGAGGAGCTCGACAAACTGCGCGCCGCGCCGCCTGCGGCCGAGGAGCTCGATCGCGCGAGGACACGTACGCTCTCGGGCCTCGTCTTCAGCGCCGAGCGCGTCACGGGGCGGGCCGATCTCCTGAACATGTACAACAGGCGCGTCGGTGATCCCGGGTTTTTCGAGAAAGACCTCGCCCGGTACCAGAAGGTCACGGCCGGCGACGTCACG